The Pseudomonas oryzicola genomic sequence GATCGGTGAGTTCAGCGGTACCAGCCTATTCGAAGCGTTCAATCGCGAGTGGATGCTGGACAGCCGCGCCGACCGCATGGGCATCCGCCTGTTGGGGCCACAGTTGGTCTACCAGGGGGCGCCGATGATTTCCGAGGGCATTCCGCTGGGCGCGGTACAGGTGCCGCCGGACGGGCAGCCGATCGTGTTGCTCAATGACCGGCAGACCATTGGCGGTTATCCGCGGCTGGGGGCTTTGACGCCGCTGGCGCTGGCACAGCTGGCGCAGTGCATGCCGGGAGCGGTGGTGCGCTTCAGGGCGGTGGTGCAGGATGAGGCGTGGCGGGAGCAGCAGGCATACCTGGACCGTTGGCGTTAAGGCTTCCGGCCTCTTCGCGGGTGAACCCGCTCCCACAGGTACCCCACAGGCCTCAAGGCTTGCGCAATACCTGTGGGAGCGGGTTCACCCGCGAAAGGGCCGGCACTGGCAACATCACTTGGACAGGTAACGCATCCCTTCTTCCAACCCCTGCAAGGTCAGCGGGTACATCTTGTCTTCGATCAGGTCGCGCACCAGATGGGTCGATGCGGTATAGTCCCAGGCCTGCTTGGGGTAGGGGTTGATCCAGATGATCTTCCTGAATTTCTCCATGAAGCGCTGCATCCACACGTAGCCGGCTTCTTCGTTCCAGTGCTCGACGCTACCACCCGGCTGGGTGATTTCGTAGGGCGCCATGGCCGCATCGCCGACGAACACCACTTTGTAGTCATCGCCGTATTTGTGCAGCAGGTCGAAGGTGGAATACCGCTCCGAGGTGCGGCGCAGGTTGTTCTTCCATACCGACTCGTACACGAAGTTGTGGAAGTAGTAGTACTCCAGGTGCTTGAACTCGGTCTTGCACGCCGAAAACAGCTCTTCGCAGACCTTGATGTGGGCATCCATCGACCCGCCGATGTCGAACAGCAACAGCAGCTTGACCGTGTTGCGCCGCTCGGGACGCATCTGGATGTTCAGCAGCCCGGCATCGCGTGCGGTGTGGTCGATGGTGCCGTCGATGTCCAGCTCTTCGGCGGCGCCTTCGCGGGCGAACTTGCGCAACCGGCGCAACGCCAGCTTGATGTTGCGCGTACCCAGCTCGACCTGGTCGTCAAGGTTCTTGTACTCGCGCTGGTCCCACACCTTCACTGCCTTGCCCTGGCGCTTGCCGGCCTCGCCCACGCGGATGCCCTCGGGGTTGAAACCGCCCGAGCCGAACGGGCTGGTGCCGCCGGTGCCGATCCACTTGTTGCCGCCGGCGTGGCGTTCCTTCTGCTCTTCGAGGCGCTTCTTGAATTCCTCGATCAGCTTGTCCAGGCCACCCAGCGACTGGATCTGCGCGCGTTCCTCGTCGGTCAGCGAACGCTCGAATTCCTTGCGCAGCCAGTCGTCGGGGATCAGCGCCTCGATGTGCCGGTCGAGGTTTTCCAGGCCCTTGAAATAGGCCGCGAAAGCGCGGTCGAACTTGTCGAAATGGCGTTCGTCCTTTACCAGGATGGCGCGGGCGAGGTAGTAGAACGCGTCCATGTCGGCGAACACCACATGCTTCTGCAGGGCCTGGTGCAGGTCGAGCAGTTCGCGCACCGACACCGGCACCTTGGCCGCGCGCATTTCATTGAACAGGTTGAGCAGCATGGCCCGGCTCCTGTCAGCGGTTGCCGCGCCGGCTCATGAAGGCCAGGCGTTCGAGCAGTTGTACGTCCTGCTCGTTCTTCACCAGGGCCCCGGCCAGCGGTGGGATGGCCTTGGTCGGGTCGCGCTCGCGCAGTACCGCTTCACCAATGTTGTCGGCCATCAGCAGCTTGAGCCAGTCGACCAGCTCGGAGGTGGACGGCTTTTTCTTCAGGCCTGGCACCTTGCGCACGTCGAAGAACACATCCAGCGCTTCGCTGACCAGCGCCTGGCTGATGTTGGGGTAGTGCACGTCGACGATCTGCTGCAGGGTGGTGCGGTCGGGGAAGGCGATGTAGTGGAAGAAGCAGCGGCGCAGGAAGGCGTCCGGCAGTTCCTTCTCGTTGTTCGAGGTGATGATGATGATCGGGCGCTGCTTGGCCTTGATGGTTTCGTCGATTTCGTAGACGTAGAACTCCATCTTGTCGAGTTCCTGCAGCAGGTCGTTGGGGAACTCGATGTCGGCCTTGTCGATTTCATCGATCAGCAGGATCACCCGTTCATCGGCCTCGAAGGCTTCCCAGAGCTTGCCTTTCTTCAGGTAGTTGCGCACGTCGTGGACCTTGTCCACGCCCAGCTGCGAGTCGCGCAGGCGGCTGACCGCATCGTATTCGTACAGGCCCTGGTGGGCCTTGGTGGTGGACTTGATGTGCCAGGTGATCAGCCGTGCACCGAACGAGGCGGCCAGCTGCTCGGCGAGCATGGTCTTGCCGGTGCCGGGTTCGCCCTTGACCAGCAAGGGGCGTTCGAGGGTGATGGCCGCGTTTACCGCCAGTTTCAGGTCGTCTGTGGCGACGTAGTCGCGGGTGCCTTCGAACTTCATGAGTCTGTCCTCTGCAGTGGCCTGTACCGGCCCTCTCGCCGGTACAGGCAACACATGTTTGTAATTTGCCAACGACTATAACGCGGGGGTCGCCGGCTGGAAACGCAGACCGGGTATTCAGTCCCTGAATGCCCCGTCACACGATCTCAGTCGGAATCCGGCGCGTCACGCTCATAGCGCGCATTGAACGCTTCGATGAACCCGTTGCGCAGAATCTGCAGGAACGCCTCGAACGCGCTGATATCCTGCTTGCGTACGCTGCCATGCAATTCCACGCGGGTGGCGAACTGGTTCTTCGGCTGGTTTTTCAATACTGTCTCGGTCGCGCCCACCAGCGCTTCCCAGACCGAGCGGAAGAAGCCTTTGTCCTTTTCCTGCACATCCTGCTGCCAGTCGAACACATCCACATCCCGCAACAGCGGCTTGATGTAGCCATTCAAGCGCCCGTCGGTAGCCTCGGCCTCTATCACCACGTCGCCGTGCCCGGCATTGAAGTCGAACTTGCCGTAGGCGCTGGCGAAGTCATTGAGCTTGCGCAGCTCGATCCCGGTAGCGCGCAGGCGGAACTCGAAATCATCGAAGTTACTGAACGGATCGAACGTGGCACGGCTTTCCACCTTGGCATCGCCCACGATCAGCGCCGTGCCATCGAAGCTGGCGTCGCGTCGGCCTTGTTCGTCGCGGATGTTGGTGAGGTTGCGAATGCTGGCGTTCAGCTGGGTGGCCTTGAGGTTGACCGGTGGCTTCGAGTTGAAATTGCGGAAGGTCAGCACGCCATCATCGATGCGTACCTCGTTGAGGGTGATCGGCAGCAGTTTTTCCAGTTGCTGGCGCCAGTCGGTGCCCTGGCCGGTCTGCGAGTTCTGTTTGTTGCCGCCGTCGACGAAGTTCAGTTCGGGCCGGTCGAACACCACTTCGGCAACCACCGCACGGTCGTACCACAGGGCGTGCCAGCTCACCGACAGGTCGATCAGTGGTGCGTCGAGGAACGGCACCGGCACCTTGCCGGTGGTCTTGACGATCTTCAGCCCGTTGATCTGGTACGCGCCGCGCCACCAGGCCAGGTCGACGTCGGCTATCTGGCCACGGTAGTCGCCCATGTCGGCCAGCTTGTCGTTGAGGTAGTCGCGCACCAGGTAGGGCAAGGCCAGGTGCAGCACCAGCAACAGCACGATCAGGCTGGCCAGGCCGATCAACGGCCAGCGGTAGCGGGCTCTCATCAGCGTGTCTCCAAGGCAGCATGTGCGGTTGACCGCAACGCGGCTCGCTGAGTTCGAACGGGCTTTACGGGCTACCGGGGCGGGCTTACCCTTGAGGTCTTTCCCTGCTGTCTTTCATGCCAAGGACCCCTGCCATGAGCCGTATCTTTGCAGACAACGCCCATTCCATCGGCAACACGCCGCTGGTGCAGATCAACCGCATCGCCCCGCGTGGCGTGACCATCCTGGCCAAGATCGAAGGGCGCAACCCGGGGTACTCGGTCAAATGCCGCATCGGCGCGAACATGGTCTGGGACGCCGAGAGCAGCGGCAAGCTCAAGCCGGGCATGACCATCGTCGAGCCCACCTCGGGTAACACCGGCATCGGCCTGGCCTTCGTCGCCGCTGCCCGCGGCTACAAACTGATGCTGACCATGCCCGCCTCGATGAGCCTGGAGCGGCGCAAGGTGCTGAAGGCGCTGGGTGCCGAGCTGGTGCTGACCGACCCGGCCAAGGGCATGAAGGGGGCGATCGAGAAAGCCAACGAAATCGTCGCCTCGGACCCGGCCCAGTACTTCCTGCCTGGCCAGTTCGAAAACCCGGCCAACCCGGCCATCCACGAGAAGACCACCGGGCCGGAAATCTGGAACGACACCGATGGTGCGATCGATGTGCTGGTGGCAGGCGTGGGCACTGGTGGCACCATTACCGGCGTGTCGCGCTACATCAAGCAGACCCAGGGCAAGGCGATCACGTCGGTGGCCGTGGAACCACTGGCATCCCCGCTGATTACCCAGACCCTGGCCGGTGAGGAACTCAAGCCCAGCCCGCACAAGATCCAGGGCATCGGCGCCGGCTTCGTGCCGAAGAACCTTGACCTGTCGATGGTCGACCAAGTGATGACCGTGACCGATGAAGAGTCCAAGGCCATGGCCATCCGCCTGATGCAGGAAGAGGGCATCCTCTGTGGTATTTCCTGTGGTGCGGCGATGGCAGCGGCCGTGCGCCTGGCGGAAAAACCGGAGATGCAGGGTAAGACCATCGTCGTAATCTTGCCCGACTCCGGTGAGCGCTACCTGTCCAGCATGTTGTTCGCCGACATGTTCAGCGAGCAGGAAAACCAGCAGTAATTGGCCTTGTGGCTGACCCGGCGCAACGTTCGCTGGCCGGGTTCATTGCAAAATCTTCATCAATGAGTTGCCGCCCGGGTTGTTTTTACACCGGCGGCAGCGGTTTATGATGGCAGGATGATTTACCGGAGTGCAGGGCCCTGGCGCTGTCTCTTCCTCAAGGAGTGAAAGCATGACCGTTTCCTTTGCAGCCAAGGCGGGTGTCTTGCTGGTGTTTTTCGGCAGTGTGTTGTTCGTGCACCTGCGCGGCAAGGCTCGCCTGCCGGTGTTGCGCCAGTTCGTCAACCATTCGGCGCTGTTCGCCCCCTATAACAGCCTGATGTACCTGTTTTCCGGCGTGCCATCCAAGCCTTACCTGGACCGCCAGCGCTTCCCCGAACTGGATGTGCTCAAGGATAACTGGCAGGAAATTCGCGAAGAGGCCATGCGCCTGTTCGATGAAGGCTATATCCGTGCCGCCGAAAAGGATAACGATGCCGGCTTCGGTTCGTTCTTCAAGAAAGGCTGGAAGCGCTTCTACCTGAAGTGGTACGACAAGCCGCTGCCCTCGGCGGAAACCCTCTGCCCGCGCACCGTCGAGCTGGTCAGCAGCATCCCCAACGTCAAGGGCGCGATGTTTGCCCTGCTGCCGGGTGGCAGCCACCTGAACCCGCACCGCGACCCGTTCGCCGGCTCCTTGCGCTACCACCTGGGGCTGTCCACGCCCAACTCCGACGCCTGCCGTATCTACGTCGATGGCGAGGAATACGCCTGGCGCGATGGCGAGGATGTGATGTTCGACGAAACCTACGTGCACTGGGTCAAGAACGAGACCGACGTCACCCGGGTGATCCTGTTCTGCGACATCGAACGCCCGCTGAGCAGCCCCCTGATGACCCGCATCAACCGCAAGGTCAGCGCCTTCCTGGGCCGCGCCACCGCGCCGCAGAACACCGACGACGAGCGCGTGGGCGGGATCAACCAGGCCTATGCCTGGAGCAAGCGCTTCAGCAACCGGATCAGCGGCCAGGTGAAGCAGTTCAAGCGCGCCAACCCCAAGGCCTACCGCGTATTGCGGCCGGTGCTGGCGGTGCTGGTGGCATATCTGCTGTATCGCTGGTTGTTCTGATTCCTGCCTCGGGGGCTGTGCTGCAGCCCCTGTGCAACTCCAGGTTGCTCAGGCAAGGCCCTGCAGCAGGCCATCGGCCCGCACGATATCGACGATCACCTGTTCGTCTACCGCATACACCCCGCGTGATGCTTTCCACACCAGCTGCTTGTCCTGCAGGGCGATGAGTGCCTGCTGTACCCCCGGCACCTCGGCCTTCACTTCATTTGCAGCCACGCCTGCCAGTTCCATCGCCTTGGCATACAGGGCCAGGGTCGGGGCCTCGAACGGCGCATAGTCGTTACCTTTGACGCACATCACACGCAACACTGCGGACTGGATCGGGGTGAGGCTGTGGATCACTTTTTTCAGGCTTGCGTTCAAGTCATCGGCTTGGGCCCGGACCAGTTCGCTGAACCGCGCCGGAATCGCCCGGGGCTCGATGCTGAA encodes the following:
- a CDS encoding AAA family ATPase — translated: MKFEGTRDYVATDDLKLAVNAAITLERPLLVKGEPGTGKTMLAEQLAASFGARLITWHIKSTTKAHQGLYEYDAVSRLRDSQLGVDKVHDVRNYLKKGKLWEAFEADERVILLIDEIDKADIEFPNDLLQELDKMEFYVYEIDETIKAKQRPIIIITSNNEKELPDAFLRRCFFHYIAFPDRTTLQQIVDVHYPNISQALVSEALDVFFDVRKVPGLKKKPSTSELVDWLKLLMADNIGEAVLRERDPTKAIPPLAGALVKNEQDVQLLERLAFMSRRGNR
- a CDS encoding aspartyl/asparaginyl beta-hydroxylase domain-containing protein — protein: MTVSFAAKAGVLLVFFGSVLFVHLRGKARLPVLRQFVNHSALFAPYNSLMYLFSGVPSKPYLDRQRFPELDVLKDNWQEIREEAMRLFDEGYIRAAEKDNDAGFGSFFKKGWKRFYLKWYDKPLPSAETLCPRTVELVSSIPNVKGAMFALLPGGSHLNPHRDPFAGSLRYHLGLSTPNSDACRIYVDGEEYAWRDGEDVMFDETYVHWVKNETDVTRVILFCDIERPLSSPLMTRINRKVSAFLGRATAPQNTDDERVGGINQAYAWSKRFSNRISGQVKQFKRANPKAYRVLRPVLAVLVAYLLYRWLF
- a CDS encoding vWA domain-containing protein, translated to MLLNLFNEMRAAKVPVSVRELLDLHQALQKHVVFADMDAFYYLARAILVKDERHFDKFDRAFAAYFKGLENLDRHIEALIPDDWLRKEFERSLTDEERAQIQSLGGLDKLIEEFKKRLEEQKERHAGGNKWIGTGGTSPFGSGGFNPEGIRVGEAGKRQGKAVKVWDQREYKNLDDQVELGTRNIKLALRRLRKFAREGAAEELDIDGTIDHTARDAGLLNIQMRPERRNTVKLLLLFDIGGSMDAHIKVCEELFSACKTEFKHLEYYYFHNFVYESVWKNNLRRTSERYSTFDLLHKYGDDYKVVFVGDAAMAPYEITQPGGSVEHWNEEAGYVWMQRFMEKFRKIIWINPYPKQAWDYTASTHLVRDLIEDKMYPLTLQGLEEGMRYLSK
- the cysK gene encoding cysteine synthase A, with product MSRIFADNAHSIGNTPLVQINRIAPRGVTILAKIEGRNPGYSVKCRIGANMVWDAESSGKLKPGMTIVEPTSGNTGIGLAFVAAARGYKLMLTMPASMSLERRKVLKALGAELVLTDPAKGMKGAIEKANEIVASDPAQYFLPGQFENPANPAIHEKTTGPEIWNDTDGAIDVLVAGVGTGGTITGVSRYIKQTQGKAITSVAVEPLASPLITQTLAGEELKPSPHKIQGIGAGFVPKNLDLSMVDQVMTVTDEESKAMAIRLMQEEGILCGISCGAAMAAAVRLAEKPEMQGKTIVVILPDSGERYLSSMLFADMFSEQENQQ
- a CDS encoding DUF748 domain-containing protein: MRARYRWPLIGLASLIVLLLVLHLALPYLVRDYLNDKLADMGDYRGQIADVDLAWWRGAYQINGLKIVKTTGKVPVPFLDAPLIDLSVSWHALWYDRAVVAEVVFDRPELNFVDGGNKQNSQTGQGTDWRQQLEKLLPITLNEVRIDDGVLTFRNFNSKPPVNLKATQLNASIRNLTNIRDEQGRRDASFDGTALIVGDAKVESRATFDPFSNFDDFEFRLRATGIELRKLNDFASAYGKFDFNAGHGDVVIEAEATDGRLNGYIKPLLRDVDVFDWQQDVQEKDKGFFRSVWEALVGATETVLKNQPKNQFATRVELHGSVRKQDISAFEAFLQILRNGFIEAFNARYERDAPDSD